A part of Chloroflexota bacterium genomic DNA contains:
- a CDS encoding helicase-associated domain-containing protein, giving the protein MKLIDLLAGYDANTLKAIARKRGAGDKGNKNDVMERLARDLARADGIARALKDARPVEQEIIAHVQRSGHVVNAFALRRVLLARKLVKPSERRDNYSQELKPGNPDYAGKPALEDAVAHLTALGIVFSRGVAAAGGYRTVLGWDLGIELIIPDEVRPHLPLPPELARTAVAPARVVEGSPRIFQRDLSRIWSYARRSGGLTLSTTGWLYKKDARELVKLLGWSADAKAGEDDLPRLYFARQLLRALNLLRDGDGQVIGQSTALSPVDDGYWARPAAERANRAFESYRTSTYWNELLAPAGASGYDRRRRAPAELAVARAMLLKHCVQLGVNHWVALPDLLDRVRLADYQFLFPRQPMAYGSSYGQYYTPYIGGGNPYNVSYPGIHDEAEGWEQVEAAILAHMLSGPLHWLGLIDLGYEKERLVAYRLNAFGAWLLGQGGEIALDHEGGRIVVQPNYQIVAMEPIRDDVLLTLEEFAQFEGGDNALSYTLSRESVYRAQRAGWDGPRIAAWLVQVSGAPLPQNVQRTLEEWQAQSQRIVIRRSVTVLHADSGETLDALNRVASLAPLIGQRQHATVALLDAPFADAGRALREAGWPLLSTRAGQTSAPASLTADADGRLHMVGRVPSVFAHGAVEAFAELGEDGQARISADSVRAAVAQNISVPEIIKRLESVHRGPVPDALIRRIRAWGRYYGDARLGTLVLIEFRDDAARAELLADRELAPYLTRFDAGPRALAVVRADAPETVRQLLAERGVEITAL; this is encoded by the coding sequence ATGAAACTCATCGACCTGCTGGCCGGCTACGACGCCAACACGCTCAAGGCGATCGCGCGCAAGCGCGGTGCCGGCGACAAGGGCAACAAGAACGACGTGATGGAGCGGCTGGCCAGGGATCTGGCGCGGGCCGACGGCATCGCGCGCGCGTTGAAAGACGCGCGCCCGGTGGAGCAGGAGATCATCGCGCACGTCCAGCGCTCCGGCCATGTGGTGAACGCCTTCGCCCTGCGGCGCGTCCTGCTGGCGCGCAAGCTGGTCAAGCCCAGCGAGCGGCGCGACAATTACTCGCAGGAGCTTAAACCCGGCAACCCGGACTACGCCGGTAAGCCCGCGCTCGAAGACGCTGTCGCGCACCTGACGGCGCTGGGCATCGTGTTCTCGCGCGGCGTCGCCGCCGCCGGCGGATATCGCACGGTGCTGGGCTGGGATCTCGGCATCGAGCTGATCATCCCGGATGAGGTGCGCCCGCACCTGCCGCTGCCGCCGGAGCTGGCGCGCACCGCGGTCGCGCCGGCGCGCGTCGTCGAAGGTTCGCCGCGCATCTTTCAACGCGATCTCTCCCGCATCTGGAGCTACGCGCGGCGCAGCGGCGGCCTGACGCTTTCGACCACCGGCTGGCTGTACAAGAAAGACGCGCGCGAGCTGGTCAAGTTGCTGGGCTGGAGCGCCGACGCCAAGGCCGGCGAAGATGACCTGCCGCGCCTGTACTTCGCGCGCCAGCTGCTGCGCGCGCTCAATCTGCTGCGCGACGGCGACGGTCAGGTGATCGGACAGAGCACAGCGCTTAGCCCCGTCGACGACGGCTACTGGGCGCGACCGGCGGCCGAGCGTGCCAATCGCGCCTTCGAGTCGTACCGCACCAGCACGTACTGGAATGAATTGCTCGCGCCGGCGGGCGCCAGCGGCTACGATCGCCGGCGCCGCGCGCCCGCCGAACTGGCGGTGGCGCGCGCCATGCTGCTCAAGCACTGCGTGCAACTCGGCGTCAATCATTGGGTGGCGCTCCCCGATCTGCTGGACCGCGTGCGGCTGGCCGATTACCAGTTCCTGTTCCCGCGCCAGCCGATGGCCTACGGCTCGAGTTACGGGCAGTACTACACACCGTACATCGGCGGCGGCAATCCGTACAACGTCTCATACCCGGGCATCCATGACGAAGCCGAAGGCTGGGAGCAGGTTGAGGCGGCCATCCTGGCGCACATGCTCAGCGGGCCGCTGCACTGGCTCGGCCTGATCGATCTGGGCTACGAGAAAGAGCGGCTGGTCGCCTACCGGCTGAACGCCTTCGGCGCGTGGCTGCTGGGGCAGGGCGGCGAGATTGCGCTCGATCACGAAGGCGGGCGCATCGTGGTGCAGCCCAACTACCAGATCGTCGCCATGGAGCCGATTCGCGACGACGTGCTGCTGACGCTCGAGGAGTTTGCACAGTTCGAGGGCGGCGACAACGCGCTGAGCTACACACTGAGCCGCGAGTCGGTCTATCGCGCGCAGCGCGCCGGCTGGGATGGGCCGCGCATCGCCGCGTGGCTGGTCCAGGTCTCCGGCGCGCCGCTGCCGCAAAACGTCCAGCGCACGCTGGAGGAGTGGCAGGCGCAGAGCCAGCGTATCGTCATTCGCCGCAGTGTCACCGTGCTGCATGCCGACAGCGGCGAGACGCTGGACGCGCTGAACCGCGTGGCAAGCCTGGCGCCGCTGATCGGGCAACGCCAGCACGCGACCGTCGCCCTGCTTGACGCGCCGTTCGCCGACGCCGGCCGCGCACTGCGCGAGGCGGGCTGGCCGCTGCTCAGCACACGCGCCGGACAGACCAGCGCGCCCGCCAGCCTGACCGCCGACGCCGATGGACGGCTGCACATGGTCGGCCGCGTGCCGAGCGTCTTCGCGCACGGTGCGGTCGAGGCGTTCGCGGAGTTAGGCGAAGACGGGCAGGCGCGCATTAGCGCAGACAGCGTGCGCGCGGCGGTCGCGCAGAATATCAGCGTGCCCGAGATCATCAAGCGACTGGAATCCGTGCATCGCGGCCCGGTGCCCGACGCCCTGATCCGGCGTATCCGCGCCTGGGGACGATACTACGGGGACGCGCGTCTGGGCACGCTGGTGCTGATCGAGTTCCGCGATGACGCAGCGCGCGCCGAGTTGCTGGCCGATCGCGAACTGGCGCCCTACCTGACGCGCTTTGACGCGGGGCCGCGCGCGCTGGCGGTCGTGCGCGCCGACGCGCCGGAAACCGTGCGGCAACTGCTGGCCGAGCGCGGCGTCGAGATCACGGCGTTATAG
- a CDS encoding M20/M25/M40 family metallo-hydrolase, which yields MADTQRIVEWLGRLVQIPSVGPENAGPRAGQAGEAKIAAALAGWFKQVGAEVTVEEVKPGRPNVYGVWRNGSSRWAVVDVHTDTVGVETMQGDPFDGRSAGGRVYGRGSVDTKASLAIALAVIEAARRAGRNLNTNLVIGATIGEETGAGGAEACGTWVRARGIVPDHLLVAEPTMCAPIHGHKGGAGIEFEVQGVAAHSSQPELGQNAITAAAHLIIALDQENQRLNQLPPTGDMGHPKMSVTIAHGGQARNVIPDKCHVIVSRRLIVGEKPDQIAADLFEFAQKHCPLPVTMDYKGGIEAFHQSPDTPWIRQLAEWGGMAPTTAPYGTNMFGYAGLAKEAVVFGPGSIERAHRDVEWVDIAELEKAAMIYETWWGVQ from the coding sequence ATGGCGGACACCCAACGAATTGTCGAATGGCTCGGACGGCTGGTTCAGATCCCGAGCGTGGGGCCGGAGAACGCCGGGCCGCGCGCCGGGCAGGCCGGCGAGGCCAAGATCGCAGCGGCACTGGCCGGGTGGTTCAAGCAGGTGGGCGCTGAAGTGACGGTCGAAGAGGTGAAGCCGGGACGCCCGAACGTCTATGGCGTCTGGCGCAACGGCTCGTCACGCTGGGCTGTGGTCGATGTGCACACCGACACAGTCGGCGTCGAGACGATGCAGGGCGATCCGTTCGACGGGCGCAGCGCGGGCGGGCGCGTATACGGCCGCGGCTCGGTCGACACCAAGGCCAGCCTGGCGATTGCGCTGGCGGTGATCGAGGCGGCCCGGCGCGCGGGCCGCAACCTGAACACGAACCTGGTCATCGGCGCGACGATCGGGGAGGAAACGGGTGCGGGCGGCGCCGAAGCGTGCGGCACGTGGGTGCGCGCACGGGGCATCGTGCCGGATCATCTGCTGGTGGCCGAGCCGACGATGTGCGCGCCGATCCACGGGCACAAGGGCGGCGCGGGCATCGAGTTCGAGGTGCAGGGCGTGGCCGCGCACTCGTCGCAGCCCGAACTCGGGCAGAACGCCATCACGGCGGCCGCGCATCTGATCATTGCGCTTGACCAGGAGAACCAGCGCCTGAACCAGTTGCCGCCTACCGGCGACATGGGCCATCCGAAAATGAGCGTGACGATCGCGCACGGCGGCCAGGCGCGCAACGTGATCCCGGACAAGTGCCACGTCATTGTCAGCCGACGCTTGATCGTTGGCGAGAAGCCCGACCAGATCGCGGCGGACCTTTTCGAATTCGCCCAGAAGCACTGTCCGCTACCGGTGACCATGGACTACAAGGGCGGCATCGAAGCGTTCCACCAGTCGCCCGATACGCCGTGGATCCGGCAACTGGCGGAGTGGGGCGGCATGGCGCCGACGACCGCGCCGTATGGCACGAACATGTTCGGCTACGCCGGGCTGGCGAAGGAAGCGGTGGTGTTCGGCCCTGGCTCGATCGAGCGCGCGCACCGCGACGTCGAGTGGGTGGATATTGCCGAGTTGGAGAAGGCCGCGATGATCTACGAGACGTGGTGGGGCGTGCAGTAA
- a CDS encoding helicase-associated domain-containing protein, producing the protein MPKRIQPRETYEYLDDDDSYDEYGPLELTEEDIAELVDPIVAAAGLLLFETGTVSMCNVSESTLSAVVLDDGQIRRPRFELDADTFACDCPRSEKPRDRTPCVHVAALLYAWARAPHTFAGLGDYDGGAGSVLELLDMTPEQRKASGMASIEIEAMARLVRRAPPEVRNAFSRLNINAPASTLATIQTELNWTRADVDLARLAVMLDGLSVAQLRAVAARRGIPLQGNAKAPIIETLAAQLGAAAPPQLTPDEELLLQIENTLYGLTDAPADRDLLQAWKWRRSGDAGRARPATEGLQTAGYLFPCMLEDGQPHYHWSPVLHGEDVPLLPVHVKPVERTKGLRVVAPAMPVTAWIDAALDMTTQAPLHMRVQNVPAGRARPFAQGGWEIMPEEAGDPRPSFNFQGLTVPLRSRLTDESLDALGALTGESRFFAAWLGADMTGMGLAAARADSAVAVDPALRAHWQAKTIAEQIQTVWDGYLAGVGAFAELRMAFAGTPLVLRRSGLDPTFDMPALTAEIGLGREFIARLLRSCPAGEWLAFDSLADIVRAWRADFFRHSTEPSTWWFADAKSHRRLDATRQSDWQTAWRPALNAMLCGPLNWLGVVELGYAGDKLAAFRITPLGAWLVSRGRAGAPPATAPGDSVAWLDHQTFRVRGGAAAHALTQLRPLAEPAGAPLTFRVTAAALSRAVESGIGAAAIVQRFADMGAPLPADLRALAERLAANFGRLHLYEKLTVIELADDIALRELLAGTSLRRLIIHQFSPRLVAVRDDAVDEFMAELTRKGYTPLVKQAAQ; encoded by the coding sequence ATGCCCAAACGCATCCAACCTCGCGAGACATACGAATACCTCGACGACGACGATAGTTACGACGAGTACGGTCCATTGGAATTGACCGAAGAGGACATCGCCGAGCTCGTCGACCCGATAGTGGCCGCCGCCGGATTGCTCCTATTTGAAACCGGCACCGTCAGCATGTGCAATGTATCGGAAAGCACGCTCTCGGCGGTGGTGCTCGACGATGGCCAGATCCGCCGGCCGCGCTTCGAGCTCGATGCCGACACGTTCGCCTGCGACTGCCCGCGCTCCGAGAAGCCGCGCGACCGCACCCCCTGCGTGCACGTCGCGGCGCTGTTGTACGCCTGGGCGCGCGCGCCGCACACGTTCGCCGGTCTGGGCGACTATGACGGCGGCGCTGGCTCCGTGCTTGAGCTGTTGGACATGACGCCCGAGCAGCGCAAAGCCAGCGGGATGGCCTCCATCGAGATCGAGGCCATGGCGCGCCTGGTGCGCCGCGCGCCGCCGGAAGTGCGTAACGCGTTCAGCCGTCTGAACATCAATGCGCCAGCGTCGACCCTCGCGACGATCCAGACGGAGTTGAACTGGACGCGCGCCGACGTGGATTTGGCGCGGCTGGCGGTCATGCTCGACGGCCTGAGCGTGGCGCAACTGCGCGCGGTCGCGGCGCGGCGCGGCATCCCATTACAGGGGAATGCCAAAGCGCCGATCATCGAGACGCTTGCCGCGCAACTGGGCGCCGCCGCGCCGCCGCAACTCACGCCGGACGAAGAACTGCTCCTGCAGATTGAAAACACATTGTACGGACTGACCGATGCGCCGGCCGATCGCGACCTGCTCCAGGCGTGGAAGTGGCGCCGCAGCGGCGACGCCGGGCGCGCGCGTCCCGCGACCGAGGGCTTGCAGACGGCCGGCTACCTGTTCCCCTGCATGCTCGAAGACGGCCAGCCACATTACCATTGGTCGCCCGTGCTGCACGGCGAAGACGTGCCGCTGCTGCCCGTGCACGTCAAGCCGGTTGAACGGACCAAGGGCTTGCGCGTCGTCGCGCCGGCCATGCCGGTCACCGCCTGGATCGACGCGGCGCTCGACATGACGACACAGGCGCCCTTGCACATGCGGGTGCAGAACGTGCCGGCCGGCCGGGCCCGGCCGTTCGCGCAGGGCGGCTGGGAAATCATGCCGGAAGAAGCGGGCGATCCGCGCCCGTCATTCAATTTTCAGGGCCTGACGGTGCCGTTGCGCAGCCGTTTGACGGACGAGTCGCTGGATGCGCTCGGCGCGCTGACGGGCGAATCGCGCTTCTTCGCTGCGTGGCTGGGCGCCGATATGACCGGAATGGGGCTGGCCGCCGCGCGCGCCGACAGCGCGGTTGCCGTCGACCCCGCGCTGCGCGCTCACTGGCAGGCGAAAACGATCGCAGAGCAGATCCAGACCGTGTGGGACGGCTACCTGGCCGGCGTGGGCGCATTCGCCGAATTGCGTATGGCATTCGCCGGCACGCCGCTGGTCTTGCGCCGCAGCGGACTTGATCCGACGTTCGACATGCCGGCGCTGACGGCCGAAATCGGCCTGGGCCGGGAGTTTATCGCTCGCTTGCTGCGCAGCTGCCCTGCCGGTGAATGGCTCGCGTTCGATTCGCTGGCCGACATCGTCCGCGCCTGGCGCGCGGACTTCTTCCGCCATAGCACCGAGCCGAGCACCTGGTGGTTCGCCGACGCGAAGTCGCACCGGCGGCTGGACGCCACACGACAGTCCGACTGGCAGACCGCCTGGCGGCCGGCGCTCAACGCCATGCTGTGCGGGCCGCTGAACTGGCTCGGCGTGGTCGAGCTCGGCTATGCCGGCGACAAACTGGCCGCGTTTCGCATCACGCCGCTGGGCGCGTGGCTGGTCAGCCGTGGCCGCGCCGGCGCGCCGCCGGCGACCGCCCCCGGCGATTCCGTGGCCTGGCTCGACCATCAGACATTCCGCGTGCGCGGCGGCGCGGCGGCGCACGCGCTCACGCAGTTGCGCCCGCTGGCCGAACCGGCCGGCGCGCCGTTGACATTCCGCGTCACCGCGGCCGCGCTGTCGCGCGCTGTCGAGAGCGGCATCGGCGCGGCCGCGATCGTGCAGCGTTTCGCCGACATGGGCGCGCCGCTGCCTGCCGATCTGCGCGCGCTCGCCGAGCGACTGGCGGCCAACTTCGGCCGTCTGCACCTGTACGAGAAGCTCACCGTCATCGAGCTGGCAGACGACATCGCCCTGCGCGAACTGCTGGCCGGCACCTCGCTGCGCCGGCTGATCATCCACCAGTTCTCGCCGCGCCTGGTCGCTGTGCGCGACGACGCGGTCGACGAGTTCATGGCCGAGTTGACGCGCAAGGGCTACACTCCGCTGGTGAAGCAGGCAGCGCAATGA